The DNA sequence AACTAATCTTGTACATACGGAAGATGCACTTCGTGTGACAAAAGTATCATGTTTTGATTATACACTTACTTTGTTATTATCCGAACCTACGTGGCACCCCAACCCTCCAAAGCTCTATCTACATGGAAGTGAACAATTTTGTTCACCAAgggtttgaaaaaaaatagattttgcAGGAGAATATGCTGTGCCCTAGTAGAGCTTCATCGTCGTCGTCGCTCCATTCCCAATTCGAAAAAGACGACCAGAGCACGCCCAAGCGGTCACAATGAATATGTAACAAAAAATCTTGGATAGATTAGCGAGTAGAGAATCATACCAGGCGTTTCGTTGTCAACAACGAAGGCGCCACTCCctcacaactagaaaatggataaatacagacagatttacagacagatttagtctttattacaaACGGATTTTTGATTACCGATgaaattaccgacggattttgtccctctgtaaaagccccgtcggaaattatttaccgacaGATTTTTTTCCGTCGAAAAATTACCGACGAATTTTTACtagttaccgacggattttcccTCTGTAAATTCTCCCTCCATTTCCTGAAGGCGACAAACTTACAaacggatttttcgtctgtaattacagacggattttcagacggatttttcatctgtaattacagacagattttccgtctgtaattacagatagattttcagacggattttccgtctataattacagacgaattttccgACAGATTTTCCATCTGTAATTTAAACTTTGGAAAATCATGATTATAGACAAAAAATCCGTCTATaaagtaaaatagaattttttttactttttctaattacaaaataaatataaatttaatacaaatttttattcgaatatttataatatttcaaaaaataaataaattcatcgtattaaaaataaacaatatttacaataaattaTTCAATATGAATTGAAGATACAGCTGAAGTGACTTCATTTGTTCTAGGGTCAGCACTTTTTAAAGAAACGCCATAAGGATCTTCTTTAACTAGAAGGGCAAGAACATTGAGTGAGCTCCATGTTTTTGTCACATTGCTGCTTGAATCTCCCAAAGTAACAGCAAAGACAGCATCAAATCCTCCTGCTCCTGGAACTCCAGCCAACAACACTCCTTCCAAGTTCAGTGTAGCATCTAAAAGTTTTGTTTGTGATTCTGGTTCAATCTGCATGAATTGCAAGGAAAGAATAATGATATTCTACCGGCAGATATAATTTATAATCAACATCATTCAAACAGAAGAAGCCTAATAATAAGTGCCAAATCAATGAAAAGAACTTACAGGAACACCTGCAGCCTCACCCATTAGGCGCAGCCTCACCCATTAGGCGCATATGATATCTAATCCCAAGCATAGCTTCTTTTGCACCTAGCAATGCTTTAATAACTGCTTCCTTGTTGGGTTCAAAAGCTTGCTCTATCCACTGCGAGAATTGCATTTTCAACATCAACATAAGAAGAAAAGCAAGAACATGAGAGCCTGAAGTGTAGTCTCAAGAACATGATATGACATATGTGCATTAGAAATTCAGTCACACCACTTGAAactgaaaacaagaaaaataggATAAACTTTTATTTAGAAACCCAAGAAATATACAAGGGGTAAAGTGTAACAACATACACGATCAAAATCTGGATTCTTTATCCACAAGGGTATCTCTGGAAGCATTTGTTGCAGAGTTTTGGCATCTTGCTCGGCCAAAGGACGAATTATGGGATCCTGAAATTAAGAATGTCATAGTCTGAAATTGTTAATTAACTAAGCAAAAGTATAAGGTAATGAATAGCATCTTCTAAAGTCTATAGTTAAATCATAACAAAACTTTGAAGCTACCCTCTTTCCCCACTATGGTATTTCAGCTGAAAGTATGTGTTCGCAAAATTCAGTAGTGATTAAAGCTGAtatagtaaaagtaaaattatattaaattcaaCAAATAAGTCATGATTACCGGAAGAAAAGGCAGACCAAATACTGCATTTTCCTTGGATCAGAACCTTAATTATGACACATCTTATATGAAAACTAAGTATTGCTTTTCGGCATCTTACTTTAGACAAAAGCAATCTTCATGAATAAAAATTATCATAGAAAAAATCTAGTGTTAAGCTCCTACTATATAGCATATACACCTAGCAAGGAGGTACCTTTTAGTTTCATGCAAAAGTCTTCTAATGGCAAATTTAATTGGCATAGTGGatccaaaaattaaaaggaataataaaacaaaataaaataagaacaGTTGAATTAGTTTAGAGGAAGAAACTAACCTTGACATGTGTTGGCTGAAAGTATATAAACACGTAGTATCCAATGACAACACCAATTGAAGTTCCAATTCCAAAGCCAATACAAGTACCTATGGTACTAAATACACCCATCTTAGCTGAAAGTTTTGTCTGTTCAATGTGTAAAAAAGAGAGTGAAGCTAACTAAAACTTGCACAATAACAGACTGTGAGTAGTTAAGTAGAGACCTGAACTCACTCACTTTGTGTGCCTGAAAAAGACAAGAACCTATCTTTAATTTGTATATCTTATCAGAAAAACGTTCCCTTGAAAACCAGTGGCCAGTAAGATCAACCATCATTTGATCCACACAAAACTGTTTGATAACGAAATTTGCAAAGGCATTAGAAATTCAGTCACACAAGTTGAGATAGTCAAATTTTGTTGTCTTTCCTTCTCACAGAAACATAGATCCAAAACATCTGAAgtgcttctctctctctctccccttaAATTTAAACAGAGATAAAAAGGAGAACGTgcctgaaaaaaaaatataaactttTTGTCCACCAagataagaataaaataaagagagaaAGAGCATCTAATCTAATCTAACTGAATGAGATCCACTCcactaatttaacaaaataatcgAATTTCAAATACTTCACTAATTTTCACTAAACTGAATGAGATCCACTTCTTTGAAGAACGAATGAATTCACGTGATTACAAGCATGAAAGCTAATTCCATGAACCCGTTTACTTGTGCAAAGACCGCAACAAAGTAAAGCTAATTATCATTACcgaataaaatattaattattaattagtaatgtaacaaaaattgaataaataacTAAAAGAGACGAGTAATTAGGTAGAGAGATGCTCAAATTAAATAGAATGCACTTTAAAATTGACTCtagagataaaaaaataagttagttatttcatttttcttttttcctttttacaaaaaagaaaaataaaaataaagagcCCGAAGCATATTTCTTTCCAATGTATTCAGATAGTTTAACCTGAAAAGGCATAAATAATACATTAATAATGAGAGAAAGAAAAGGACTTTACTGGCTGACATTCTGGTAATATTTGCTTCGGCTGGCAGAAATATACCTTGATAAATTCCTGATCAAAAACAGCCTCTGCTTCAAAATCTGGTGCTGTATTCCCAACTAGTTAGACATAAAGAACCTCACCTCCCACGTTGCTAGACCCTTCATGTAGCCAGGAAGACATTCAAATTGATTCATTGCTTCTAACATTGATCATTAACAGTAAAAATCCACAACAAATAagagaaaaagcagaaaaagctAGCAACTTTCAAACAATCTAAGCTACCTTGAAACAACACATTTTCTCAAAAGCAACTAAAGACAAGAATCAAAGCAGAACAAGTAGTACTCATCAATTATATTGGTCATCTAATATAAGAAAGTTTATTGGTCATGAAGTAGTACATACAAGTAGTACTCATCAATTATATTAGGCACAAAACAGTGGTTTAATAATAACTAACAACTTCATGCAAGGAAAAATACTACCAATCACAAATGCAAAACATGAGAAAACTTACACCCAATTTCATAAGCAATCCAAGAGGAAAAGTACCTAAATCTTGTGAATTGGGAAAAGGAAACACAGAAAACAAGTTCCGCTCTTTTCCATCTCTCTCAGGaaattcatcaaacacatggCAATCACCTAAAAATCAGAAGACTAGCAAGAATGGAGGATATCCTGGTAACCACCAAGAAGACTAGCAAGCAGACAAGTGACCACACGAGAAGTCAATCACCTAAAAATCAGAACCAATCGTGAATCAGAAGCTAAAACCCCAAAATTGGAACCCAAAACCCCCCAAATTTCACATAACCAATTGAAAATCGAAACATACCTTCTCTGACTCAATTAGCCATTGTAgttcatcatcaccatcatagCCATACACATCTTCAACACTGAAAAGAGAGAGCGAGTGAGAACAAGTGAGAAAGAGAGGATAGAGACTGAGACAAAGAATGATGACCTGGTGAGCGCACGAGACGATGGTGAGTGGCAACGATGAGAGTAGACGAAGgtgaggaagaagatgaagtggGGTGAAAACGAAAgagaacaaggaagaagtggcGTGAGAATGAAGGAGAACAAAGGCAGTTTGGCGTGAAAACGAAAAATTCATTAAGGTGAAACTTTTTGTTCTTGGCATGTATAATGAAGTTCATTGAACTAACTGGTTTAAATAGACATGTCCTTTGACTGAATTCAATTGCATTGTTTTGGTTGCATAATGGCAAGATTACCAGTAATCACTGCAGGAGCAGGACCCGTCCTTGAAATGATGAAACCTAGTGGTATCCCTAACAATGATTTCTCTTCCTTCTATAGCTGATATGTACTTTATTGCAGTGTGGCAATCTCCACAAACTCTCAAGTTCTTGAATACCCTGATTGGAACACCTAATGGTACCTTTAGAAGTCCAAATGCAATTGCCAATTTCTCACTGTGCCATAGAAGTAGCTGTTCTTTCAGCTCCTCTTCCACATCATGCAATGCAAACTCAAGATCCGGAATATAGCCAgccatcttcattttcttctccaATTCATTTAGTTTTTTATGTATAGAAACCAATTCTGGGTGCAATCGGTCGCTTGACCGAAACTCATGCACCACACTCTTTATCTCAATCCAACTATATCCAGGTGTCTTCACTACATTATTGTCTTTCATCGATCTCCGAATCCTAGCAACATGCTCCCATCTATTTTGTGCTGCATAAATATTGGCCAATTGAACATATCCAGTTGCACTACTAGGATCAAGCGCAAGCAGATTCTTGGCAGCAAACTCAGCCAGATCTAGGTTCTTATGGATCCTACAGGCTCCCAAAAGCGTTCCAAAGATGGCAGGATGTGGCTTAAACGGCATACTTTTTATCAAGTCTTTTGACTCAGATAACCTTCCACGTCGACCGAGAAGGTCAACCATGCAAGCATAGTGTTCTGGCCTAGCTTCAATTCCATAATCCCTTATCATAGCATCAAAATATTGGACCCCAAGATCTACAAATCCTGCATGGTTACAAGCTAAAAATACTGCTACAAAAGTAATCCAATCTGGCTTCATGCCATCATTTTTCATTGCATCAAATAACTCCAGAGCTTTTTCACCAGCTCCATGTTGTGCATAACCAGAAATCATTGCATTCCATGATACAAGGTCTTTCCGTTGGATCTGCACAAACAATTTCGACGCGTCCTTCAGCTCCCCGCATTTGGAATACATGCTAACCAATGAAGTTCCGGCTGTGGTGTCACTACTCAATGGAGATTTACAAACTAACTGATGAACTTGTCTACCAAGTTGCAATGCTGATAGGTTACTACAACCCAACAACACACTAGTCAAGCTCACAGCATTAGGCTTGGCCCCAGTCTCTAACATTGTCTTCAAAAGCTTCAACCCATCTTCTGCCCTGCTATTATCAACATACCCAGCTATCATAGCATTCCATGTCACCAAAGTCTTCTGAGACATTTCTTGGAACAATTTCTCGGCAGACTCAACTCTGCCAAATTTCATGTACCCAGTGATCATGGCAGTCCAGGTAATCACACTCTTCACAGTTGCAGCATAAAAGCATTCCACTGCAGAATCCAAGTCTCCACAAGCCACATACCCCGACACCATCGCACTCCATGAGACAGTATTTTTCTCTGGCATTGCCAAGAACATCATGCGCGCCTCGCCCATCAATCCAATCTGAGCATAACCTGAGATCATCGTGTTCCAAGACGCCGTATCCTTCACAGGCATTACATCAAAGTAAGCACGGGCTCTGtggatgccaaaattgttcaaaTAACATGCCAGCATGATATTATAAGACACACTATTCGGTTCAGGAATTTTATCAAAAACTTGGCGTACAACTTCAAAATTCCCAAGATTCTTGGCGTAGCCAGCAAGGATAGAGTTCCAAGTAACGGTGCTCTTCACTgtcattttatcaaacacttggagagcaGAATCCATGTCACCCAATCGAAGGTAATTGGCGATGAGCTTGTTGGAGGCAACGACATTGTTGAACATGCTCTGGTTGAACTGTGATGGGAGTGGGGTTACTAACATGGTGGAGCCACAACCGAGGCCGGAGGAGGAGGACACGTGGCGTTTACTCAGCGTTAAAACAAAGTTCCTAACAAGCCCTGAATAATACATGAATCGATGGCTTTGTCCTTAGGGGGCCTTGATTCTTAGTTGTTTCTTTGTGTTCAAGAGCTTATGCAGCTGTAGTGGCGGGAAAATAAACTGGTGTGAGTGCTTAGTTATTTGTTTGGTTATTTTAAAAGACTTCAACTAGGAGCTAATTTTCTTTTAGccaatagttattttttttttaattttaaagagaaaataTAAGAAGCCAACTTTTAGCCAACATTAGTGGGCTTTTTCTTTAGTTCTAAAATTTCTCATTCTTTTTGGaggatttataatttagaatttagagttAAAGTTTTATGATTCAGGATCTAAAGTTTgagttaaacaaaataattttcaaaaaagttgatgttagttaaaaaaaattgtttccctaacatttatcaatttaaattctaaattttaaaccTTAAATCCAAAATCTTAAATTCTATATCCCAAATTCTAATGTTAGTTATTTTCATTCTCTATATTTTCATTCGAACCAATATTCACACCACAAAAACAACCATTCAGTCCTAAAAGTTCATTTAATCCCTTTTCATCTTGCATCCAATTCACAAAACACATACACGGACCAATACCATCAAACATTCCGCCATAAGTCAAACCACATACTAAACTAATCAAAGTATCAAACACCCAAACCATAAACATTTTCAAACTCATTCACTCACTCTAAAATCTACCACATAAATAgtattgtaattttctttttctgaaagagaactaaaaagaaataCCTCTGCTACGCCGCCGGTCCTCTCTTCCATCTCTGAGGATGAATCCTACCGGTGATCTTTCCGGCGTCGCCATCTTGTTGCCGAGCTGCTACGTCTTCACTGACAGCAGCAACACTATCACCGCCGAGCCTCTCTTTTCCTCTCTGTTCTCTAGACCGGCGTGGCCTCTTCTTCGTCTTTTCTCTCTTCGCGATCTCTCTCCTTCGCCGGTGGGGGCTCACTTCTTCACCTGtagctttttcttctctcttccctCTGTTTTCAAAGCCACTCCCCCTCCGTTCTGAGTTCTGACTCCCACGGCCCGCTGTTATTGTGTATTACACTATTATGTTGTAAAATAGATAAGAAAGAggtaataaaataaagtataaataaaagacactattattagtatttatcaatattattatactattataatatattaatattatattagtagtatgtgaagagaaaaaaataaaagtgtttTATTGTagtgaaaaagagagagggaaagtattttcttttgctattgCCAAGGTTCAGAGAACCGGACCGATCATCAAACCGCTCTAGTCACTGATTTACTGGTTTATTGGTCTAACCGGTCCAACCGGTGGTTCAACCGGATAAATCGTTttagaatagaataataaataaattataaggTGCTTTGTACAGGTAAGCTTATTAGAAATATGCAAAACTCTAAAAACATGAGAAAGTACCAGTTGAAAGCTTCTAATTACAATTGTTACCAAATATATATGTCCTTTATGTAAGGTTAAATTTGAATGGAAAAGCATCTTATGTGCAATACATCATAGAGATCACATTCAATAATTTTATTGACTTGAAGCTcattaaaaaaacaaataaaaattaaaactccTTGATTCTTTGGTAACcaaatgattgaaaagataagtGAACATAGACCAAATGTGCAGGAATTGAGCACTAACATTTCAGAAATTAGCAATACTCAACATCTAAAACAGAGAGAACAATTGTACAAAAATAGATATTAACAGTTTATAATTTGTGGGAATTAACTTAATATTCTATAGtttctttcttctccttttagtttctttttttCAATGGAAAGTGGAAACAAGATTTAAcaataaaaattcaataataaaaattccaTCATTCATTTTAATCAGTTCAAAACAAGATACAATTTAgctaaatttaactaaaaaatttaataaataaattcagtTCAATACAACAGAGAAGACTTAATCATTCAGATAAAAGCTCATGCTTTAGTATCGTTTTAACATAAATTAACAAAGAATTATCAAAGTTTAagcataatttttttcaatacaGCATAAAAAAACAATCAAATAGAGTACAGCCAGCAGTAGCAgtagagttaatcattcaacaATAGCATTAACCATGTTCTTAACCTAAAGCAGGAGCCAAACACAATGAAAATTATAAGCATGTTCTTAACCACAACACAAGACCATATCTGCCTACAGCATTCATCCATTCAACACAACACAATTTTGCCTAGTGCCTACAACATTCAGCCATTCAACAAAACACAATTCTGCCTACAATCAGATAACCCCAATCATAAACATCATtaccaaattaaataaaaaatcaaccaaaaatcACCTTGCAAATCAAAAACTCAATCTCTTGAACTCAATAATTACATCAGTTATCCAACTAAATAATTGCATCACAGTTATCATAAACTGATTTCAAAGCCTAGAAGCAGTAAGCAAAACCAATCAACAAAGCACTGACTGAGTATTCTGTTCTGATTCTGTGACTGGgaagcaacaaattcaacaaattcaacaaaTCCAAGTAAAGTCCCGATTTACAGCAACATTTAGATTAGCAACAAGGCAAATTTGATTAGCAATTCAGCAACATGCAAAATTACAGGGAGAAGGGAAATCTGAAAAGAGAGAACAGGGAAGCGATGGTGCAGGGACTCACGAACGATCGACGGCGAGTCGGCGACCACCCCACGAGTTGCTTCTGCCGCCGGCAACGAGACAGACGAACCACGAGATGCCAGTGACTGTGACGAGACTCGAGTGAGGCTGGGAGGCAGAATCGAGCAGAGACAACCACGGACGACGAGCAGCAACCAACACGCACAGCTCGAGCACTCACTGGCGGAGGGAGGCGCAAGCAGCCGAGCACAGAGGAGAACGGCGAGATGCGAGCACCCGACGTGGAGGATCCGGCGAGAGGCCCGAGAGCACGAAGACggaagttcttgagtgcgatgGACGGCGGCAGCAGTCTCTCACTCCGACAGATGACGACAACTATTGGTGGAGGCTAGGGTTTGCTTTCTTTGGTGGAGGCTAGGGTTTGATGAAGGAAGGAGTTGGAGAATGGGGAATGGGGATAACACGCAACTTTTTCCCTTTCAAGGAAGGAAACGAGGTCGTTTTCTGTGAACCGGCCGGGTTCTGGTCTGGTCCGATCTGCCGGTAACCGGCCGGTTCAGCGGTTCTTGAGCGGTTTTTAATTTTGCGGTTTTACACGCTGGACCGGACTATTTTCTTTGTCGGTTTTTGGTTGAATCGGTTCGACCGGTCGGTTCGGTCTGGTTTTTAGAACATTGGTTATTGCTGTTGTACTCTCTTTTGTATCAGGTCATGCCTATTTATAGGGGTACAAATGCATTGctattaatttcattttgttttggaaaACAATTTCTTCAATATAGGAAAGGTTAGCCGCCCAAACTCATAAATGGGCATTCAATTTGTTTTTATCATAACACTTCCCCTTGGATGCCCATTTAGGATAATACAtcattaaaaccttactaaagaaaaattcaggagaaaaaaaaaaaccttagtGAAGAAAAAATAGTATAATATAATGTTCTGAAAACCAGACCGAACCGAACCGGCCGGTTCAATCCGGTTAACCAGAAACTGGTCACCTAGTCGGTCCGGTCCACCTGCAAAACTGTACTGCAAAAAATCGACAAAAAAACCGATTGAACCGGTGGTTAACCGGTGAACCAGGCAAACCGGCCCGGTTTTTATGGGTGCCGGTTTTTTCCCCTGCTAGAAAAACGGCGTcgtttgtttaaaaaaaaaaaaggatgaaGAACGCGTGACTTGCAGGCTGCCACTCCCAAAATTGAAAATCCAAAATCCATAATctctattctccaaaatcttcGAAGAAGTGAAGACTGAAGAGTGAAGAACCCTCCACTGCCACTCCCAACCATCAGCTCCACTCCCAATCTATTCTCCACTCTCCAAAATTGAAGCAGCTTCTGCATACAACGGATCAGAGGACGCCGTGAAGAACACCCGACGTTCGGCCACCTTCGCGCACCGTCGCCGACGTTCGCGCACCGTCGCCCACGCTCGCGCACCGTCGCGCACCTGGGTTTTTGGGTTTCTCCATTTCTAGCTTCTGGGTTTCTCCGTTTCTGCCTTCTGGGTTTCTGGGTTTCTGGGTTTATGGCTTCTGTTCATGCTGTGTTGTTTTCTGGCTTTTCTTCGTTCTTCTCTTGAGGTAAGATCTGGGCTTCTGGCGTCTGTTCATTGTATAGTGTATAccgttttcaattttttttctagcttctgttcttctatttttttatatgattaatCAAATGTGGAATGAATTTGTTGTATACTTGTATGTTGGATTTGAGAATAAAATTGATGCatgttgaaattgaaaattatgTTCTGCTCTGTtgttcaatttttatttttttaatcttttcaaATCTGCTCTGTTTAGTTTTTTTATCCTGTCAATTCTGCTCTATTGAAtgcatataaaattataaattgtatgAACTATGAACTATGAATTGATATATTGAAGTATTGTTCGTTGAATATTGTTTCTTTTGGTTGCAAAATATTGTGTTTGTTATTTATGTGCGTTTTAATTTCTTTAGTTACAAACTTTGATATTTGAAGTTGTTTATGACCTTTTAA is a window from the Arachis stenosperma cultivar V10309 chromosome 3, arast.V10309.gnm1.PFL2, whole genome shotgun sequence genome containing:
- the LOC130968176 gene encoding pentatricopeptide repeat-containing protein At4g16835, mitochondrial-like isoform X1, whose product is MYYSGLVRNFVLTLSKRHVSSSSGLGCGSTMLVTPLPSQFNQSMFNNVVASNKLIANYLRLGDMDSALQVFDKMTVKSTVTWNSILAGYAKNLGNFEVVRQVFDKIPEPNSVSYNIMLACYLNNFGIHRARAYFDVMPVKDTASWNTMISGYAQIGLMGEARMMFLAMPEKNTVSWSAMVSGYVACGDLDSAVECFYAATVKSVITWTAMITGYMKFGRVESAEKLFQEMSQKTLVTWNAMIAGYVDNSRAEDGLKLLKTMLETGAKPNAVSLTSVLLGCSNLSALQLGRQVHQLVCKSPLSSDTTAGTSLVSMYSKCGELKDASKLFVQIQRKDLVSWNAMISGYAQHGAGEKALELFDAMKNDGMKPDWITFVAVFLACNHAGFVDLGVQYFDAMIRDYGIEARPEHYACMVDLLGRRGRLSESKDLIKSMPFKPHPAIFGTLLGACRIHKNLDLAEFAAKNLLALDPSSATGYVQLANIYAAQNRWEHVARIRRSMKDNNVVKTPGYSWIEIKSVVHEFRSSDRLHPELVSIHKKLNELEKKMKMAGYIPDLEFALHDVEEELKEQLLLWHSEKLAIAFGLLKVPLGVPIRVFKNLRVCGDCHTAIKYISAIEGREIIVRDTTRFHHFKDGSCSCSDYCVEDVYGYDGDDELQWLIESEKGLATWEVRFFMSN
- the LOC130968176 gene encoding pentatricopeptide repeat-containing protein At4g16835, mitochondrial-like isoform X4 gives rise to the protein MEERTGGVAEDTASWNTMISGYAQIGLMGEARMMFLAMPEKNTVSWSAMVSGYVACGDLDSAVECFYAATVKSVITWTAMITGYMKFGRVESAEKLFQEMSQKTLVTWNAMIAGYVDNSRAEDGLKLLKTMLETGAKPNAVSLTSVLLGCSNLSALQLGRQVHQLVCKSPLSSDTTAGTSLVSMYSKCGELKDASKLFVQIQRKDLVSWNAMISGYAQHGAGEKALELFDAMKNDGMKPDWITFVAVFLACNHAGFVDLGVQYFDAMIRDYGIEARPEHYACMVDLLGRRGRLSESKDLIKSMPFKPHPAIFGTLLGACRIHKNLDLAEFAAKNLLALDPSSATGYVQLANIYAAQNRWEHVARIRRSMKDNNVVKTPGYSWIEIKSVVHEFRSSDRLHPELVSIHKKLNELEKKMKMAGYIPDLEFALHDVEEELKEQLLLWHSEKLAIAFGLLKVPLGVPIRVFKNLRVCGDCHTAIKYISAIEGREIIVRDTTRFHHFKDGSCSCSDYCVEDVYGYDGDDELQWLIESEKGLATWEVRFFMSN
- the LOC130968176 gene encoding pentatricopeptide repeat-containing protein At4g16835, mitochondrial-like isoform X2: MYYSGLVRNFVLTLSKRHVSSSSGLGCGSTMLVTPLPSQFNQSMFNNVVASNKLIANYLRLGDMDSALQVFDKMTVKSTVTWNSILAGYAKNLGNFEVVRQVFDKIPEPNSVSYNIMLACYLNNFGIHRARAYFDVMPVKDTASWNTMISGYAQIGLMGEARMMFLAMPEKNTVSWSAMVSGYVACGDLDSAVECFYAATVKSVITWTAMITGYMKFGRVESAEKLFQEMSQKTLVTWNAMIAGYVDNSRAEDGLKLLKTMLETGAKPNAVSLTSVLLGCSNLSALQLGRQVHQLVCKSPLSSDTTAGTSLVSMYSKCGELKDASKLFVQIQRKDLVSWNAMISGYAQHGAGEKALELFDAMKNDGMKPDWITFVAVFLACNHAGFVDLGVQYFDAMIRDYGIEARPEHYACMVDLLGRRGRLSESKDLIKSMPFKPHPAIFGTLLGACRIHKNLDLAEFAAKNLLALDPSSATGYVQLANIYAAQNRWEHVARIRRSMKDNNVVKTPGYSWIEIKSVVHEFRSSDRLHPELVSIHKKLNELEKKMKMAGYIPDLEFALHDVEEELKEQLLLWHSEKLAIAFGLLKVPLGVPIRVFKNLRVCGDCHTAIKYISAIEGREIIVRDTTRFHHFKDGSCSCSDYCVEDVYGYDGDDELQWLIESEKVIDFSCGHLSAC
- the LOC130968176 gene encoding pentatricopeptide repeat-containing protein At4g16835, mitochondrial-like isoform X3, with translation MYYSGLVRNFVLTLSKRHVSSSSGLGCGSTMLVTPLPSQFNQSMFNNVVASNKLIANYLRLGDMDSALQVFDKMTVKSTVTWNSILAGYAKNLGNFEVVRQVFDKIPEPNSVSYNIMLACYLNNFGIHRARAYFDVMPVKDTASWNTMISGYAQIGLMGEARMMFLAMPEKNTVSWSAMVSGYVACGDLDSAVECFYAATVKSVITWTAMITGYMKFGRVESAEKLFQEMSQKTLVTWNAMIAGYVDNSRAEDGLKLLKTMLETGAKPNAVSLTSVLLGCSNLSALQLGRQVHQLVCKSPLSSDTTAGTSLVSMYSKCGELKDASKLFVQIQRKDLVSWNAMISGYAQHGAGEKALELFDAMKNDGMKPDWITFVAVFLACNHAGFVDLGVQYFDAMIRDYGIEARPEHYACMVDLLGRRGRLSESKDLIKSMPFKPHPAIFGTLLGACRIHKNLDLAEFAAKNLLALDPSSATGYVQLANIYAAQNRWEHVARIRRSMKDNNVVKTPGYSWIEIKSVVHEFRSSDRLHPELVSIHKKLNELEKKMKMAGYIPDLEFALHDVEEELKEQLLLWHSEKLAIAFGLLKVPLGVPIRVFKNLRVCGDCHTAIKYISAIEGREIIVRDTTRFHHFKDGSCSCSDYW